One Megasphaera elsdenii DSM 20460 genomic window carries:
- the rlmB gene encoding 23S rRNA (guanosine(2251)-2'-O)-methyltransferase RlmB: protein MSEANIIIGRNSVTEALKAGRSITKLYVAAGNESQPLQRIRDLADRKEILVEDVPLKVLNHLAPGNRHQGVIAFAKPVEYADLTDVLIAADEKGKVPFLVLLDGIEDVHNMGAIIRTAECAGVDAVLLPKRRTAPINETVGKTSAGAVEYMPLVQIGNIAQTLKQLKKRGFWVIGADMDGETDYFHSSLTDPVVLVIGSEGRGISHLVKETCDVLVQIPMFGHVNSLNASVAAALLMYEVVRQRQAGE from the coding sequence ATGAGTGAGGCAAATATCATCATCGGCCGCAACAGTGTCACCGAAGCCCTGAAGGCCGGCCGGTCCATCACCAAGCTGTACGTCGCTGCCGGCAACGAATCGCAGCCGCTGCAGCGCATCCGCGACCTGGCAGACCGGAAGGAGATTCTCGTCGAAGACGTGCCCCTGAAGGTCCTCAACCACCTGGCACCGGGCAACCGCCACCAGGGGGTCATCGCCTTTGCCAAGCCCGTGGAATACGCCGATTTGACAGACGTCCTCATCGCTGCCGATGAAAAGGGGAAGGTACCGTTCCTGGTCCTCCTCGACGGCATTGAAGACGTCCACAACATGGGGGCCATCATCCGCACGGCAGAATGTGCCGGCGTCGATGCCGTCCTCCTGCCGAAACGGCGGACGGCGCCCATCAACGAGACCGTCGGCAAGACGTCGGCTGGCGCCGTCGAATACATGCCCCTCGTACAGATCGGCAACATCGCCCAGACGCTGAAGCAGCTCAAGAAGCGCGGCTTCTGGGTCATCGGCGCCGACATGGATGGCGAGACGGACTATTTCCACAGTTCCCTGACGGACCCGGTGGTCCTGGTCATCGGCAGCGAAGGCCGGGGCATTTCGCACCTGGTCAAGGAGACGTGCGACGTCCTGGTCCAGATCCCCATGTTCGGCCACGTCAATTCCCTCAACGCCTCCGTCGCAGCGGCCCTGCTCATGTATGAAGTCGTGCGGCAGCGGCAGGCAGGCGAATAA
- a CDS encoding Mini-ribonuclease 3 — MKFKQLQALKKRAYRAFADGKRLDVPDQDAAHLDSINLAFVGDAYYALTLRKRLVETGIPHVQVLHTLAAEFVSAKAQAYVYRRIHDGLTDEEKAVCQRARNAYTLAPKSATVAEYHDSTALEALVGYLVMAGRQERLDTVMGQVYEETKAYCNEKHGGME, encoded by the coding sequence GTGAAATTCAAACAACTGCAAGCTTTAAAGAAACGGGCCTATCGGGCCTTTGCCGACGGCAAGCGCCTGGACGTGCCCGACCAGGATGCGGCCCATCTCGACTCGATCAACCTGGCTTTCGTCGGCGATGCCTATTACGCCCTGACCCTGCGCAAGCGCCTGGTGGAAACGGGCATCCCCCACGTCCAGGTCCTGCACACGCTGGCGGCAGAATTTGTATCGGCCAAGGCCCAGGCCTATGTCTACCGCCGCATCCACGACGGCCTGACGGACGAAGAGAAGGCTGTTTGTCAGCGGGCCCGCAATGCCTATACCCTGGCGCCCAAGAGCGCGACTGTCGCCGAATACCACGACAGTACGGCCCTGGAAGCCCTGGTGGGCTACCTGGTCATGGCCGGCCGTCAGGAACGGCTGGACACCGTCATGGGCCAGGTCTATGAAGAAACGAAGGCCTATTGTAACGAGAAACATGGAGGAATGGAATGA
- the cysS gene encoding cysteine--tRNA ligase produces the protein MRELKVYNTLTRKKETFVPVTPGQVKMYVCGITPYNHSHMGNARPFVTWDVIKRYLEHLGYEVTHIQNFTDVDDKIINAANGEGVTWDTISNRYIASYFEVMDKLHIRRADKYPRVSEHMDEIIHMVQTLIDKGYAYVIDHDVYYSVEKFNDYGELSGRSLDDMMAGARIEVDDRKHNPMDFALWKGAKPGEPSWDSPWGKGRPGWHIECSAMSNKYLGDTFDFHGGGSDLIFPHHENEIAQSEAFTGKKPMVKYWLHNGFITINSEKMSKSLNNFFLVKDVLEHYSPDALRFFLISNHYRSPLDFSDERLEEMTRSLERLGTAIDNVLELLAMPAGAKSPEAQQLLETAHKDEEAFENAMCDDFNTALASAAMFDLAKNVNIFKNAVVNNGVPVDSAALSEVKRVFKTFTDILGILEDRWTGKKEDASSKDYDDLMQAILDIRQECRAQKQYALADAIRDKLAALGITIEDSPQGARWKK, from the coding sequence ATGAGAGAACTGAAAGTATATAATACATTGACCCGCAAGAAAGAAACCTTCGTACCCGTTACGCCGGGCCAGGTCAAGATGTATGTCTGCGGCATCACGCCGTACAACCATTCCCACATGGGCAATGCCCGTCCTTTCGTCACATGGGACGTCATCAAACGCTATCTGGAACACTTGGGCTATGAAGTCACGCACATCCAGAACTTCACCGACGTCGACGACAAGATCATCAACGCCGCCAACGGCGAAGGCGTCACGTGGGATACCATTTCCAACCGCTATATCGCATCGTACTTCGAAGTTATGGACAAGCTCCATATCCGCCGGGCCGACAAATATCCCCGCGTTTCGGAACACATGGATGAAATCATCCACATGGTCCAGACCCTCATCGACAAAGGCTATGCCTATGTCATCGACCACGACGTCTATTACAGCGTCGAAAAATTTAACGACTACGGCGAATTGAGCGGCCGCAGCCTCGACGACATGATGGCCGGCGCCCGCATCGAAGTCGACGACCGCAAACACAATCCCATGGACTTCGCTCTCTGGAAAGGGGCTAAACCTGGCGAACCGTCTTGGGACAGCCCTTGGGGCAAAGGCCGTCCGGGCTGGCACATCGAATGTTCGGCTATGAGCAATAAATACCTCGGCGATACCTTCGATTTCCACGGCGGCGGCAGCGACCTCATCTTCCCGCACCATGAAAACGAAATCGCCCAGTCCGAAGCCTTCACCGGCAAGAAACCCATGGTCAAATACTGGCTCCACAACGGCTTCATCACCATCAATTCGGAAAAGATGAGCAAGTCCCTGAACAACTTCTTCCTGGTCAAGGACGTCCTGGAACACTACAGCCCCGATGCCCTGCGCTTCTTCCTCATTTCCAACCACTACCGCAGCCCCTTGGACTTCAGCGATGAACGGCTGGAAGAAATGACGCGCAGCCTCGAACGTCTGGGTACAGCTATCGACAACGTCCTGGAACTCCTGGCTATGCCGGCCGGTGCTAAATCGCCGGAAGCCCAGCAGCTCCTGGAAACGGCTCACAAAGACGAAGAAGCCTTTGAAAACGCCATGTGCGACGATTTCAATACGGCCCTGGCCAGCGCCGCCATGTTCGACTTGGCCAAGAACGTCAACATCTTCAAGAATGCCGTCGTCAACAACGGCGTCCCCGTCGATTCGGCAGCCCTGTCGGAAGTCAAACGCGTCTTCAAGACCTTCACGGACATCCTGGGCATCCTCGAAGACCGCTGGACCGGCAAGAAGGAAGATGCCAGCAGCAAGGATTACGACGACCTTATGCAGGCCATCCTCGACATCCGTCAGGAATGCCGTGCCCAGAAGCAGTACGCCCTGGCCGACGCCATCCGCGATAAACTGGCTGCCCTTGGCATCACTATCGAAGATTCGCCGCAGGGAGCACGCTGGAAAAAGTGA
- the gltX gene encoding glutamate--tRNA ligase — translation MSQEVRVRFAPSPTGPFHIGGARSALFNYLVAKHNHGKFVVRIEDTDRKRSTSESEENIKEALKWLGINWDEGIDVGGPNGPYRQTERLDIYKKYTEKLLAEGKAYYCFCTPEELEAEKQAQLAKGETPVYSGKCADLPKETVEQYLREGRPHVIRIKTPKNETIELDDLVRGHVSFDSNNVGDFVIVKSDGIPVYNYCVVLDDALMHITHVIRAEEHLSNTPRQLVIYKALGFEAPKFAHVSLILGADKKKMSKRHGATSVQQYRDMGYLPDALVNFLALLGWTPDGDQEIFSRDELIEQFTLDRVAKNPAVFDIEKLNWINFHYMKQLDEDQLYAVCLPHLQKAGYASETPDETEAAWLKSVCAAMREHVQYGAQIVDAAKVFFTDDYAPENEETAAVLKEETAPSVLKMFRDELAALDDVTPDTVQPLFKKIQKGLKVKGKFVYMPIRVAVTGVMHGPDLNVIVALMGRDKVLQRLDKICG, via the coding sequence ATGTCACAGGAAGTACGCGTTCGTTTTGCTCCGAGCCCGACAGGCCCGTTCCACATCGGTGGTGCCCGTTCGGCACTGTTCAACTACCTCGTTGCCAAGCACAACCACGGTAAGTTCGTCGTCCGCATCGAAGATACGGACCGCAAGCGTTCGACGTCGGAATCAGAAGAAAATATCAAGGAAGCCCTGAAATGGCTGGGCATCAACTGGGATGAAGGCATCGATGTCGGCGGCCCGAACGGCCCGTACCGCCAGACGGAACGCCTGGACATCTACAAGAAATATACGGAAAAGCTCTTAGCTGAAGGCAAGGCTTATTACTGTTTCTGTACGCCAGAAGAACTGGAAGCAGAAAAACAGGCTCAGCTGGCCAAGGGCGAAACGCCGGTCTACTCCGGCAAATGTGCCGACCTGCCCAAGGAAACGGTCGAACAGTACCTCAGGGAAGGCCGTCCCCATGTCATCCGTATCAAGACGCCGAAGAACGAAACGATTGAACTGGACGACCTCGTCCGCGGCCACGTATCCTTCGACTCCAACAATGTCGGCGACTTCGTCATCGTCAAATCCGACGGCATCCCGGTCTATAACTACTGTGTCGTCCTCGACGATGCCCTGATGCACATCACCCACGTCATCCGCGCGGAAGAACATCTTTCCAACACGCCGCGCCAGCTCGTCATCTACAAGGCCCTGGGCTTCGAAGCACCGAAGTTCGCCCACGTCTCGCTGATCCTCGGCGCCGACAAGAAGAAGATGAGCAAGCGCCACGGCGCCACCTCGGTCCAGCAGTACCGCGACATGGGCTATTTGCCTGATGCCCTGGTCAACTTCCTGGCTCTCCTCGGCTGGACGCCCGATGGCGATCAGGAAATCTTCAGCCGCGACGAACTCATCGAACAGTTCACCCTCGACCGCGTCGCCAAGAACCCGGCCGTATTCGACATCGAAAAATTGAACTGGATTAACTTCCATTATATGAAGCAGCTCGATGAAGACCAGCTTTATGCCGTCTGCCTGCCGCACCTGCAGAAGGCCGGCTATGCCAGCGAAACGCCAGATGAAACGGAAGCCGCTTGGCTGAAATCCGTCTGCGCGGCTATGCGCGAACACGTCCAGTACGGCGCTCAGATTGTCGATGCTGCCAAGGTCTTCTTCACCGACGACTACGCACCGGAAAATGAAGAAACGGCAGCTGTCCTCAAAGAAGAAACGGCTCCGTCCGTCCTCAAGATGTTCCGCGATGAACTGGCTGCCCTCGACGACGTCACGCCCGACACGGTACAGCCCCTGTTCAAGAAAATCCAGAAGGGCCTCAAGGTCAAAGGCAAGTTCGTCTACATGCCCATCCGCGTCGCCGTCACCGGTGTCATGCACGGCCCGGATCTGAACGTCATCGTCGCCCTCATGGGCCGCGACAAGGTCCTCCAGCGCCTCGATAAGATTTGCGGATAA